A region from the Helicoverpa armigera isolate CAAS_96S chromosome 6, ASM3070526v1, whole genome shotgun sequence genome encodes:
- the LOC110376930 gene encoding pre-mRNA-splicing factor CWC25 homolog, with amino-acid sequence MGGGDLNSKKSWHPNTMKNQERVWKAEQAAAEEKKKMLELQRERAEERDRAELNSLLKHSNSSSVDDNRLSWMYDRPDKKVDQEAYLLGKSIDKNADISDKPEQDVIPAVSRRVVGSSMLTAAGDAQVDMSRKIREDPLLLIKERERAARAALLNNPLQRRRLAELLRKEQDLKKESKSKKSPKKKDKNLDDLLAAKLNALGGQKSLDLATLLDSDDSSGESSPDRKRQSKKKKKKAKHSKKKKKKKSKYSSESSSEDEPKHKIKESRNDDSKSSKQSFDHRAMKSESRKRKSSGDDNTYDNDGVLQKKYKKDFTENHVPKREYETQYKGSRRYNDEKNYSGGNHTRSQYNRYDDSHNRLENKKRGGMTEEEKAARLAEMAAAGAEREVQRGRRVAAARAADAAAERAPPEPRTAPSAARALPDSLESRIHSNRHYIQRDKRHMNEHFARR; translated from the exons ATGGGAGGTGGAGACTtg AACTCTAAGAAGTCATGGCATCCAAACACTATGAAAAATCAGGAACGGGTGTGGAAAGCAGAACAGGCTGCAGCAGAAGAGAAGAAAAAGATGTTGGAGCTACAACGAGAAAGGGCGGAGGAACGTGATCGTGCTGAACTGAACAGTCTCTTGAAACACAGCAACAGTTCCTCTGTGGATGACAATCGACTGTCTTGGATGTATGAT aGACCAGATAAAAAAGTTGATCAGGAAGCATATTTGCTTGGTAAATCAATTGATAAGAATGCTGACATATCTGATAAGCCAGAGCAGGATGTGATCCCCGCTGTGTCAAGAAGAGTGGTCGGGTCAAGCATGCTGACTGCAGCTGGTGACGCTCAAGTTGATATGTCTCGGAAAATTCGTGAAGATCCATTACTTCTGATAAAAGAGCGTGAGCGTGCGGCCCGGGCAGCATTGCTCAATAATCCCTTACAACGTCGCCGGCTAGCTGAATTACTCAGAAAAGAACAG GATTTAAAGAAAGAAAGCAAATCCAAAAAGTCACCCAAAAAGAAAGACAAAAATCTTGATGATCTACTTGCAGCCAAACTTAATGCTCTAGGGGGACAGAAGAGTTTAGATTTAGCAACACTTTTAGATTCCGACGATTCGTCAGGCGAATCATCTCCTGACCGTAAAAGACAatctaaaaagaagaaaaagaaggcgaaacatagtaaaaaaaagaagaaaaagaagagtAAGTACTCATCTGAAAGTAGTAGTGAAGATGAgccaaaacataaaattaaagaaagtaGGAATGACGATTCAAAGAGCAGTAAACAATCATTTGATCATCGAGCTATGAAAAGCGAATCAAGAAAAAGGAAAAGTTCAGGAGATGATAATACATATGACAATGATGGTGTATtgcaaaagaaatataaaaaggaTTTTACAGAGAACCATGTTCCGAAGCGTGAATATGAGACCCAATACAAAGGTTCTCGTCGTTACAACGATGAGAAAAACTATAGTGGTGGAAATCATACTAGAAGCCAATATAATAGATATGATGACAGTCACAATAGGCTGGAGAATAAAAAACGCGGTGGCATGACTGAGGAGGAAAAGGCTGCAAGATTAGCTGAAATGGCGGCAGCAGGGGCCGAGCGCGAGGtgcagcgcgggcgccgcgtggccgccgcgcgcgccgccgacgcCGCCGCCGAGCGCGCCCCGCCCGAGCCACGCACCGCGCccagcgccgcccgcgcgctgcCCGACTCGCTCGAGTCGCGCATCCACTCCAACAGGCATTACATACAGCGTGACAAACGACACATGAATGAGCATTTTGCTAGGCGATAA